A window of the Streptomyces sp. NBC_01351 genome harbors these coding sequences:
- a CDS encoding HAD family hydrolase — MNRAALFDVDGTLTDTNHLHVTSWWEALRQAGHDVAMHDIHRAIGLPGEDLLDHLLGDGHHKDEYDTLGAAHDTLYGTYFDRLPPLDSAAELLRELHRRGWRVVLVTSAQDHELDALRRAIDADDAITATASADDVSEGKPAPDPVQHGLDLADAPAHSAVFVGDTVWDMKAGARAGVACVGLLCGGIPRADLEEAGARAVYRDPADLLGRLDQSPFALTPTGDGPPRPAGRELDP, encoded by the coding sequence ATGAACCGGGCCGCACTCTTCGATGTGGACGGCACCCTCACCGACACCAACCACCTCCACGTCACCTCCTGGTGGGAAGCCCTTCGACAGGCCGGTCACGACGTGGCGATGCACGACATCCACCGCGCGATCGGCCTGCCCGGCGAGGACCTCCTCGACCACCTGCTGGGGGACGGCCACCACAAGGACGAGTACGACACCCTCGGCGCGGCGCACGACACGCTCTACGGCACGTACTTCGACCGGCTGCCCCCGCTGGACTCGGCAGCCGAGCTGCTGCGCGAACTGCACCGGCGCGGCTGGCGGGTGGTGCTCGTGACCTCCGCCCAGGACCACGAACTGGACGCGCTCCGGCGCGCCATCGACGCCGACGACGCCATCACGGCCACGGCCAGCGCCGACGACGTGAGCGAGGGCAAGCCCGCCCCCGACCCGGTCCAGCACGGCCTCGACCTCGCCGACGCACCCGCTCACAGCGCCGTATTCGTCGGCGACACGGTCTGGGACATGAAAGCGGGCGCGAGGGCCGGCGTCGCCTGCGTGGGCCTGCTCTGCGGCGGCATCCCGCGCGCCGACCTCGAAGAGGCCGGCGCCCGAGCCGTCTACCGGGACCCGGCCGACCTCCTCGGCCGCCTCGACCAGAGCCCGTTCGCCCTGACGCCGACCGGCGACGGCCCGCCGCGACCTGCCGGAAGGGAGCTCGACCCATGA
- a CDS encoding CDGSH iron-sulfur domain-containing protein has translation MPSAADRPAESPSCPARRVAVEPGGPVLVEGPVEILLEDGSVARSDRFVVAVCTCRRSRTYPWCDTSHRPHRRGTAAPEDGSRP, from the coding sequence GTGCCCAGCGCCGCTGACCGCCCCGCCGAGTCCCCGTCCTGCCCGGCCCGCCGGGTGGCGGTCGAGCCCGGGGGCCCGGTGCTGGTCGAGGGACCGGTGGAGATCCTCCTGGAGGACGGTTCGGTCGCCCGTTCGGACCGCTTCGTGGTCGCGGTGTGCACCTGCCGCCGAAGCCGGACCTACCCCTGGTGCGACACCAGCCACCGCCCACACCGACGGGGCACGGCGGCGCCCGAGGACGGGAGCCGCCCATGA
- a CDS encoding HemK2/MTQ2 family protein methyltransferase produces MSRTAPTTAPTTGRTARARPRLLAPPGVYRPQADTRLLDEALAREELRPAAAVMEIGTGTGVLALHAAGRGARVTAVDVSWPAVIATYLNALRHRLPLRVLHGDFALRTRGRRFDLVLANPPYVPSPAARLPTRGAERAWDAGPTGRLIIDRICATAAALLRPGGVLLMVHSGMCGPRTTVRRLERAGLDARVVLHASVPWGPVLRARRAWLEGQGLAVEGAEWEELVVIRAQRR; encoded by the coding sequence ATGTCCCGTACTGCACCGACCACCGCACCGACCACCGGACGGACAGCCAGGGCCCGGCCCCGGCTGCTCGCACCGCCCGGTGTCTACCGCCCGCAGGCAGACACGAGACTCCTGGACGAGGCCCTCGCCCGGGAGGAGCTGCGCCCCGCCGCGGCGGTGATGGAGATAGGCACCGGCACCGGTGTCCTCGCACTCCACGCGGCGGGCAGGGGAGCCCGTGTCACCGCGGTCGACGTCTCCTGGCCCGCTGTCATCGCGACGTACCTGAACGCCCTGCGGCACCGGCTGCCGCTGCGCGTACTCCACGGAGACTTCGCCCTCCGCACCCGGGGCCGACGGTTCGACCTCGTCCTCGCCAACCCTCCCTACGTCCCCTCCCCGGCCGCCCGGCTGCCGACGCGCGGCGCCGAACGGGCCTGGGACGCCGGTCCCACGGGACGCCTGATCATCGACAGGATCTGCGCGACGGCCGCCGCCCTGTTGCGCCCCGGTGGCGTCCTGCTCATGGTCCACTCCGGCATGTGCGGTCCACGGACCACGGTGCGGCGCCTGGAGCGGGCCGGGCTCGACGCCCGGGTCGTCCTGCACGCCTCGGTGCCCTGGGGGCCGGTACTGCGCGCCCGCCGTGCCTGGCTGGAAGGTCAGGGCCTCGCGGTCGAGGGCGCCGAATGGGAAGAGCTGGTGGTCATCCGTGCCCAGCGCCGCTGA
- a CDS encoding uracil-xanthine permease family protein: MDQSRPLSRILLFGLQHVLVMAATPVSAIFLMSATLHLDTGLTVNLLSAAFVLSGVGSLIQSLGPWKFGPRLPFVMLPGGAPLILFLAIAEQHGVRTATGAVIISAAFYFVVLPVFARLLKFFPTLVIGTMIVIVGVNLVKVGALLVTGRPGEPGFANTTNLALGMATIGFTVALYWLFTGVVRQLAVMLGLIAGSVLAYALGRVDFSGVAEGGVLSAPQLMPFGSPEFHLVAALPLMLYGLASMAEATGQTVINAETVGKEIDKRKVVPRTIRGDALVSLFGGFLGLPLMVTSGENIGIVRVTGVRSRFVTAAAGVVLIVTGFLAPVIRAISAIPSAVVGGTAMVVFAVITVLGIQMLAKAELERHSHGFICAVAIALGLLPILVPGVYAGLPSNARILLESGVAVGAFTAAFLNVLFHHVRPRLARRRAAEPVPALLDAGGSSARPRV, encoded by the coding sequence GTGGACCAATCCCGCCCGCTGAGCAGGATCCTCCTGTTCGGTCTCCAGCACGTCCTCGTCATGGCGGCCACCCCCGTCTCGGCGATCTTCCTGATGAGCGCGACCCTCCACCTCGACACCGGCCTCACCGTGAACCTGCTCTCGGCGGCCTTCGTGCTCTCCGGGGTCGGTTCCCTGATCCAATCGCTGGGGCCCTGGAAGTTCGGGCCGCGGCTGCCGTTCGTCATGCTGCCCGGCGGAGCCCCGCTGATCCTCTTCCTGGCGATCGCCGAACAGCACGGCGTGCGCACCGCCACCGGCGCGGTGATCATCAGCGCCGCCTTCTACTTCGTCGTCCTGCCGGTCTTCGCACGGCTGTTGAAGTTCTTCCCCACCCTGGTCATCGGCACGATGATCGTCATCGTCGGGGTCAACCTGGTGAAGGTCGGCGCGCTGCTCGTCACCGGTCGACCGGGCGAACCCGGCTTCGCGAACACCACGAACCTGGCTCTCGGCATGGCGACGATCGGCTTCACCGTCGCCCTCTACTGGCTGTTCACCGGCGTCGTGCGGCAACTCGCCGTGATGCTGGGCCTGATCGCCGGAAGCGTGCTGGCCTACGCGCTCGGCCGGGTCGACTTCAGCGGCGTCGCCGAAGGCGGGGTCCTGAGCGCCCCGCAGCTGATGCCGTTCGGGTCGCCCGAGTTCCACCTCGTCGCCGCACTGCCGCTGATGCTGTACGGCCTGGCCTCCATGGCAGAGGCCACGGGGCAGACCGTCATCAACGCCGAGACCGTCGGCAAGGAGATCGACAAGCGCAAGGTCGTTCCCCGGACCATCCGCGGTGACGCCCTCGTGTCGCTCTTCGGCGGTTTCCTGGGGCTGCCGCTGATGGTGACCAGTGGCGAGAACATCGGAATCGTCCGCGTCACGGGCGTGCGCAGCCGGTTCGTCACCGCGGCGGCCGGCGTCGTGCTCATCGTCACCGGCTTCCTCGCCCCCGTCATCCGGGCCATCAGCGCCATTCCGTCCGCCGTTGTCGGCGGCACCGCCATGGTGGTGTTCGCGGTGATCACGGTGCTCGGCATCCAGATGCTGGCGAAGGCGGAACTCGAGCGGCACTCGCACGGGTTCATCTGCGCCGTGGCCATCGCGCTGGGCCTGCTGCCGATCCTCGTCCCCGGGGTCTACGCGGGTCTGCCGTCCAATGCCCGGATCCTGCTCGAAAGCGGCGTCGCCGTCGGCGCGTTCACCGCGGCCTTCCTCAACGTCCTGTTCCACCACGTACGGCCCAGGCTCGCCCGGCGGCGCGCCGCCGAGCCCGTCCCCGCCCTCCTCGACGCGGGCGGGTCCAGTGCCCGACCCCGCGTGTGA
- a CDS encoding plasmid stabilization protein, producing MPRGSSPKRERQYEHIKESAEKRGESTKRAKEIAARTVNKERARSGESKTASKSSTQDTSSSKRGGQRSHSGSEGPTYDQLYAEAKRRNLHGRSSMDKAELKRKLGH from the coding sequence ATGCCCCGCGGATCCAGCCCGAAGCGTGAACGGCAGTACGAGCACATCAAGGAGAGCGCGGAGAAGCGCGGCGAAAGCACCAAGCGCGCGAAGGAGATCGCGGCCCGCACCGTGAACAAGGAACGGGCCCGCTCCGGCGAGTCCAAGACGGCGAGCAAGAGCTCGACCCAGGACACCTCCTCGTCCAAGCGCGGTGGGCAGCGCTCCCACAGCGGATCGGAAGGCCCGACCTACGACCAGCTCTACGCCGAGGCCAAGCGCCGCAACCTGCACGGCCGTTCCTCCATGGACAAGGCCGAACTCAAGCGCAAGCTCGGCCACTAG
- a CDS encoding amidohydrolase family protein gives MTPDGPMEQYAAVVADGSFRAVGPAERLERDHPHLTPVRLPEHVLMPGFVDAHHHVTQSFGSALAFGEPSEIFRRVWVPLEGALDEESAYVAAKLAALESLRGGFTTIADAGTRAPVDVDVVARATSDAGIRCVLGLVCNDADDGGGDGGDDDGEAHARASGPARTSADVLARAEKHLARYDGEELVHPSLAVSVPEAATAQTLRGTARLAAEAGAVVQIHVNEHLAAVERSLVRHGLRPLEYLNELGVLGPQLLAAHATLVTPAELTLLADTGAAVSYNPVASAWKGNAVAPATTMAERGIRFGLGTDGTRGDGFRLVEAAEFAQRLSYGLATGDSSCGAGWTWLEHAGQGGADAVGLGALTGRIAPGAAADFLLVDASGPEMRPSWDLPWELVRRGNRDQITAVFVAGRLRMFQGRPVGWDGPALVRRAAELGREVVERAGVKRVHRTSTDARARSAVR, from the coding sequence ATGACCCCGGATGGCCCGATGGAGCAGTACGCGGCCGTCGTGGCCGACGGCTCCTTCCGCGCGGTCGGACCTGCCGAGCGGCTGGAGCGCGACCACCCGCACCTCACACCCGTCCGACTGCCCGAACACGTACTCATGCCGGGATTCGTCGACGCGCACCACCACGTGACACAGAGCTTCGGTTCCGCGCTCGCCTTCGGTGAGCCCTCCGAGATCTTCCGCCGGGTATGGGTCCCCCTGGAGGGGGCCCTCGACGAGGAATCCGCCTACGTGGCGGCGAAGCTGGCAGCGCTCGAGTCGCTGCGCGGAGGATTCACCACCATCGCGGATGCCGGTACCCGGGCTCCCGTGGACGTCGACGTCGTGGCCAGGGCCACCAGCGATGCCGGAATCCGCTGCGTACTGGGACTCGTCTGCAACGACGCCGACGACGGGGGTGGCGACGGGGGTGACGACGACGGCGAGGCCCACGCCCGCGCCTCCGGCCCGGCCCGTACGTCCGCCGACGTCCTGGCCCGGGCCGAGAAGCACCTCGCCCGTTACGACGGGGAGGAGCTGGTCCATCCTTCGCTCGCGGTCTCCGTCCCGGAGGCCGCGACGGCGCAGACGCTACGGGGCACGGCCCGGCTCGCCGCGGAAGCGGGCGCCGTCGTCCAGATCCACGTCAACGAGCACCTTGCCGCCGTGGAGCGCTCCCTCGTCCGGCACGGCCTGCGTCCACTGGAGTACCTCAACGAACTCGGAGTGCTGGGACCGCAGTTGCTGGCCGCCCACGCCACCCTGGTCACACCTGCCGAGCTGACCCTGCTCGCCGACACGGGTGCCGCGGTGAGCTACAACCCCGTCGCCAGCGCCTGGAAGGGGAACGCCGTGGCTCCGGCGACCACCATGGCCGAACGCGGGATCCGCTTCGGGCTGGGCACGGACGGCACACGTGGTGACGGGTTCCGCCTGGTCGAGGCGGCCGAGTTCGCCCAGCGCCTCAGCTACGGCCTCGCCACCGGGGACTCCTCGTGCGGCGCCGGCTGGACCTGGCTGGAACACGCAGGCCAGGGCGGCGCGGATGCCGTCGGCCTCGGCGCGCTGACCGGCCGGATCGCCCCGGGGGCGGCGGCCGACTTCCTGCTCGTCGATGCGAGCGGCCCGGAGATGCGGCCGTCCTGGGACCTGCCGTGGGAACTGGTGCGGCGCGGCAACCGCGACCAGATCACCGCCGTGTTCGTCGCCGGAAGGCTGCGCATGTTCCAGGGCCGGCCCGTCGGCTGGGACGGCCCCGCGCTGGTACGGCGGGCGGCCGAGCTCGGCAGAGAGGTGGTCGAACGGGCCGGGGTGAAACGCGTACACCGCACGTCCACGGACGCACGCGCGAGGAGCGCCGTACGGTGA
- a CDS encoding iron-containing redox enzyme family protein yields the protein MTTSGPAVAAPDLVGGRGELSQAVVDALRSGRVPARATGSVAGSVPGADPWGEDLQLALYLLYELHYRGFAGVPDEREWDPDLLRLRRDLESVVLDALRSALHDAPQTVDAAFAPLLVEPVDLTGSVSHYLERQGELWQLREYAALRSLYHLKEADPHLWVVPRLSGRAKAAMAAIEYDEFGAGRADRIHATLFAGLMTDLGLDATYGTYLDRAPAPLLATVNLMSLFGLHRALRGALVGHFACLEVTSSPGSRRLANAMRRCGAGPAAERFYTEHVEADAVHEQVVRREVIGGLLAGEPGLEADIAFGCTATLLLEDRLGRHVRASWDRGASALRSPLTGHPYSTSPETPP from the coding sequence ATGACCACGTCCGGCCCCGCTGTTGCCGCCCCCGACCTGGTCGGCGGCCGGGGCGAACTGTCACAGGCCGTCGTCGACGCCCTGCGCTCCGGCCGGGTGCCCGCCCGCGCCACCGGATCCGTGGCCGGATCCGTGCCCGGGGCCGATCCCTGGGGCGAGGACCTCCAGCTCGCCCTCTACCTGCTGTACGAACTGCACTACCGAGGCTTCGCCGGCGTCCCCGACGAGCGCGAGTGGGATCCGGACCTGCTCCGGCTGCGCCGGGACCTGGAGTCCGTGGTCCTGGACGCCCTGCGGTCCGCGCTGCACGACGCACCGCAGACCGTCGACGCGGCCTTCGCCCCGCTGCTCGTGGAGCCGGTCGACCTGACCGGCAGTGTGAGCCACTACCTCGAACGGCAGGGCGAACTGTGGCAGCTGCGCGAGTACGCGGCCCTGCGGTCCCTCTACCACCTCAAGGAGGCCGACCCGCACCTCTGGGTGGTCCCGCGCCTGAGCGGCCGCGCCAAAGCCGCCATGGCCGCCATCGAGTACGACGAGTTCGGGGCCGGCCGCGCCGACCGCATCCACGCCACGCTCTTCGCCGGGCTCATGACCGACCTGGGCCTGGACGCCACGTACGGCACGTACCTCGACCGTGCCCCGGCACCCCTGCTCGCCACCGTCAACCTGATGTCGCTCTTCGGCCTGCACCGGGCACTCCGCGGCGCACTCGTGGGGCACTTCGCCTGCCTGGAGGTCACCTCCTCCCCCGGATCCCGTCGCCTCGCCAACGCGATGCGGCGGTGCGGTGCGGGACCGGCGGCCGAGCGCTTCTACACCGAGCACGTGGAGGCCGACGCCGTACACGAGCAAGTCGTGCGCCGTGAGGTCATCGGCGGACTGCTCGCCGGGGAACCAGGACTGGAGGCCGACATCGCCTTCGGCTGCACGGCGACGCTGCTCCTGGAAGACCGCCTCGGCCGGCACGTCCGTGCGTCCTGGGACCGGGGTGCCTCGGCCCTGCGCAGCCCGTTGACCGGACACCCGTACTCCACCTCACCGGAGACACCGCCATGA
- a CDS encoding nucleotidyltransferase family protein, whose translation MVGKTALPTPAGLPPPGGLSPPAPADGPLPKDHTQAILETTKHVAALLKRTGKPFALAGSVAAFAHGLPARFQHDTDFCVRPEDADAAIEALEGGGIAMRRAPEDWLVKGRSGGEEIDLIFELARRPVSTELLGRAGVKAVDSVWMPVLSPTDLMESRLVALCEHYCDFGDLLPMARMLREQIDWDRLDRDHREAPLSDAFFYLLARLEVIERRTEGPDESEEAT comes from the coding sequence ATGGTCGGCAAGACCGCCCTGCCGACGCCGGCGGGGCTTCCCCCGCCCGGAGGCCTGAGCCCCCCGGCTCCGGCCGATGGTCCGCTGCCCAAGGACCACACCCAGGCGATCTTGGAAACCACGAAGCACGTGGCAGCGCTGCTCAAGCGCACCGGGAAGCCCTTCGCCCTCGCGGGCAGCGTGGCCGCCTTCGCCCATGGTCTGCCGGCGCGGTTCCAGCACGACACCGACTTCTGCGTCCGGCCCGAGGACGCCGACGCGGCGATCGAGGCCCTGGAGGGCGGCGGCATCGCCATGCGTCGGGCCCCCGAGGACTGGCTGGTCAAGGGCCGTTCGGGCGGGGAGGAGATCGACCTCATCTTCGAGCTGGCCAGGCGTCCGGTCAGTACGGAGCTGCTGGGGCGGGCAGGCGTCAAGGCGGTGGACTCGGTGTGGATGCCGGTCCTCTCGCCGACCGACCTCATGGAGAGCCGCCTCGTCGCGCTCTGCGAGCACTACTGCGACTTCGGCGACCTGCTGCCCATGGCCCGCATGCTGCGCGAACAGATCGACTGGGACCGCCTCGACCGGGACCATCGGGAGGCCCCGCTCTCGGACGCCTTCTTCTATCTGCTCGCGAGACTCGAGGTCATCGAGCGCCGCACCGAGGGGCCGGACGAGAGCGAGGAAGCGACGTGA
- a CDS encoding hydrophobic protein: protein MIPLLLVLLVILLLFGAGFALEVLWWVAIAVLVLWLIGFAARGPEGRWYRW, encoded by the coding sequence ATGATTCCGCTCCTGCTCGTTCTGCTGGTGATCCTGCTGCTCTTCGGAGCCGGCTTCGCACTGGAAGTGCTGTGGTGGGTCGCGATCGCCGTACTGGTTCTGTGGCTGATCGGATTCGCGGCCCGGGGCCCTGAAGGGCGCTGGTACCGCTGGTAG
- a CDS encoding SRPBCC family protein gives MSMVKESIDIDVPVGSVYNQWTQFEDFPRFMEGVEEVRQIDARHCHWKTKVAGAEREFDTEIVDQMPDERISWRSVSGDVEQKGVVTFQRLDDAHTRVSLAMDFEPHGMAEKAGDALGVLDRRVKGDLRRFKGFIEEMGQETGGWRGRITPMDAGGGPSTGTGMLGGTPPDDMRRG, from the coding sequence GTGAGCATGGTGAAGGAATCCATCGACATCGACGTCCCCGTGGGCAGCGTCTACAACCAGTGGACGCAGTTCGAGGATTTCCCGCGCTTCATGGAAGGGGTGGAGGAGGTCCGCCAGATCGACGCACGGCACTGTCACTGGAAGACCAAGGTGGCGGGTGCCGAGCGTGAATTCGACACGGAGATCGTGGACCAGATGCCCGATGAACGGATCTCGTGGCGCTCGGTGAGCGGTGACGTCGAGCAGAAGGGGGTCGTGACGTTCCAGCGCCTGGACGACGCCCACACCCGGGTCAGTCTCGCCATGGACTTCGAGCCCCACGGCATGGCGGAGAAGGCGGGTGACGCGCTCGGGGTCCTGGACCGTCGGGTCAAGGGTGACCTCAGGCGGTTCAAGGGCTTCATCGAGGAAATGGGCCAGGAGACCGGCGGCTGGCGTGGGCGGATCACCCCCATGGACGCCGGCGGAGGTCCCTCCACCGGGACCGGAATGCTCGGCGGCACGCCGCCGGACGACATGCGGCGCGGATGA
- a CDS encoding metallophosphoesterase family protein, protein MIRVAAVGDIHLGPDSAGLLRPAFDTLGTCADVLLLAGDLTRHGTPAEARVVAAEVAGLPVPVVAVLGNHDYQSDQQEAVTRELRAAGVHVLEGDGIALDLGATKVGVAGTKGFCGGFAGGSGSEFGEPEMKAFIRYTRTCAEALGRALGELREEGCGLRIALTHFAPVPDTLAGEPREIYPFLGSYLLAEAMDEQGADLAVHGHAHLGTEHGMTAGGIRVRNVAMPVIDQAFAVYHLTPDGHAAVPGESAPPGR, encoded by the coding sequence GTGATCCGCGTGGCGGCCGTCGGCGACATCCACCTCGGCCCCGACAGCGCCGGGCTGCTGAGGCCCGCCTTCGACACCCTCGGCACGTGCGCGGACGTGCTGCTGCTGGCCGGCGACCTCACCCGGCACGGCACACCGGCGGAAGCCCGGGTGGTGGCCGCGGAGGTGGCCGGGCTGCCGGTGCCCGTCGTCGCGGTCCTCGGGAACCACGACTACCAGAGCGATCAGCAGGAAGCCGTCACCCGGGAGCTGCGGGCGGCGGGCGTGCACGTACTGGAGGGCGACGGGATCGCCCTCGACCTCGGCGCTACGAAGGTGGGCGTCGCGGGGACCAAGGGTTTCTGCGGAGGCTTCGCCGGAGGCAGCGGAAGCGAATTCGGCGAACCGGAGATGAAGGCCTTCATCCGCTACACCCGCACATGTGCCGAGGCGCTCGGGCGGGCGCTGGGAGAGCTCCGCGAGGAGGGCTGCGGTCTGCGCATCGCTCTGACGCACTTCGCGCCCGTGCCCGACACCCTGGCGGGTGAGCCCCGGGAGATCTACCCCTTCCTCGGCAGCTACCTGCTCGCCGAGGCGATGGACGAGCAGGGCGCCGACCTGGCCGTCCACGGACACGCCCATCTCGGTACCGAACACGGAATGACGGCGGGCGGGATCAGGGTCCGGAACGTCGCCATGCCCGTCATAGACCAGGCCTTCGCCGTCTACCACCTCACCCCGGACGGGCACGCGGCCGTGCCGGGCGAGTCCGCTCCACCGGGGAGGTGA
- a CDS encoding NAD-dependent epimerase/dehydratase family protein produces the protein MTVPTPDPTSGPRPEPLHVVVVGATGNVGSSVVRALAEDPAVRSVTGLARRVPDWRPDKTRWQAADIEPGGADLVALFTGADAVIHLAWKFQPTHHPAETWRTNVLGSIRVFEAVAAAGVPVLVHASSVGAYSPGPKDRTVDESWPTHGWPQAAYTREKAYLERVLDAYERDHPDIRVVRMRPGFLFKRASASEQRRIFAGRLLPARLVRPGLIPAVPDLPGLRFQALHTDDAAAAYRAAALLPVSGAFNLAAEPPMDAAVLARILRARSLRMPAKPVRAALAAAWRLRLVPASPDLFDAVLRLPLMDCARARRELSWEPEHSSVQAVEEFLDGLRTGAGMATAPLSPDRPGG, from the coding sequence ATGACCGTTCCGACCCCGGACCCGACGTCCGGGCCCCGTCCGGAGCCCCTCCACGTGGTCGTTGTCGGAGCCACGGGCAACGTCGGCAGCAGCGTGGTGCGGGCCCTCGCCGAGGATCCCGCCGTGCGTTCCGTCACGGGGCTGGCGCGCCGCGTTCCCGACTGGCGGCCGGACAAGACCCGCTGGCAGGCGGCTGACATCGAACCGGGCGGGGCGGACCTCGTAGCCCTCTTCACCGGAGCGGACGCGGTGATCCACCTCGCCTGGAAGTTCCAGCCCACCCACCACCCGGCCGAGACCTGGCGCACCAACGTTCTCGGCAGCATCCGCGTGTTCGAGGCCGTCGCCGCTGCCGGAGTGCCCGTCCTCGTGCACGCCTCCTCGGTGGGCGCGTACTCGCCCGGACCCAAGGACCGTACGGTCGACGAGTCCTGGCCCACCCACGGCTGGCCCCAGGCGGCCTACACCCGCGAGAAGGCGTATCTGGAGCGGGTCCTCGACGCCTACGAACGGGACCACCCGGACATCCGCGTGGTACGCATGCGGCCAGGATTCCTGTTCAAACGGGCGTCCGCGTCCGAGCAACGACGCATCTTCGCGGGCCGGCTGCTGCCCGCCCGCCTGGTGCGGCCAGGGCTGATACCCGCCGTACCCGATCTGCCGGGCCTCCGCTTCCAGGCCCTGCACACCGACGACGCGGCCGCCGCTTACCGTGCGGCCGCACTCCTTCCGGTGAGCGGGGCGTTCAACCTGGCCGCCGAACCGCCCATGGACGCCGCCGTCCTGGCCCGTATCCTCCGGGCACGGAGCCTGCGGATGCCCGCGAAGCCGGTTCGGGCGGCACTCGCCGCGGCCTGGCGCCTGCGCCTGGTGCCCGCCTCCCCGGACCTGTTCGACGCCGTACTGCGCCTGCCCCTCATGGACTGCGCCCGGGCGCGGCGAGAGCTGTCCTGGGAACCGGAGCACTCGTCCGTACAGGCCGTCGAAGAGTTCCTCGACGGCCTGCGAACCGGCGCGGGCATGGCCACCGCACCGCTGAGCCCGGACCGGCCGGGCGGCTGA
- a CDS encoding BON domain-containing protein gives MTSTEITEYRIEHLRDRLAREETAELGVRVETHGARAVVRGRVPDEECRTAVLRIAGEELAGLDWYEDLTVSHPRPPDHSEELS, from the coding sequence GTGACCTCCACCGAGATCACCGAGTACCGCATCGAGCACCTGCGTGACCGGCTGGCGCGCGAGGAGACCGCCGAACTCGGCGTACGGGTCGAGACGCACGGCGCCCGGGCCGTCGTACGGGGCCGTGTCCCCGACGAGGAGTGCCGGACGGCCGTCCTGCGCATCGCGGGGGAGGAGCTGGCGGGCCTGGACTGGTACGAGGACCTGACGGTGAGCCACCCCCGCCCGCCCGACCATTCCGAGGAGCTGTCGTGA